Proteins found in one Plectropomus leopardus isolate mb chromosome 9, YSFRI_Pleo_2.0, whole genome shotgun sequence genomic segment:
- the prps1b gene encoding ribose-phosphate pyrophosphokinase 1 isoform X2 yields the protein MPNIKIFSGSSHPDLSQKIADRLGLELGKVVTKKFSNQETCVEIGESVRGEDVYIVQSGCGEINDNLMELLIMINACKIASASRVTAVIPCFPYARQDKKDKSRAPISAKLVANMLSVSGADHIITMDLHASQIQGFFDIPVDNLYAEPAVLKWIKENIPEWKNCTIVSPDAGGAKRVTSIADRLNVDFALIHKERKKANEVDRMVLVGDVTDRVAILVDDMADTCGTICHAADKLISAGATKVYAILTHGIFSGPAISRINNACFEAVVVTNTIPQEEKMKHCPKIQVIDISMILAEAIRRTHNGESVSYLFSHVPL from the exons ATGCcgaatataaaaatattcagcGGTAGCTCACATCCGGACCTGTCTCAGAAAATAGCAGACCGCCTGGGTCTCGAGCTGGGGAAGGTTGTTACGAAGAAATTTAGCAACCAGGAAACATG TGTGGAGATAGGGGAGAGTGTACGTGGGGAAGATGTCTACATTGTGCAGAGTGGCTGTGGGGAGATCAATGACAATTTGATGGAGCTGCTGATCATGATCAACGCCTGCAAGATTGCCTCTGCCTCCAGGGTCACAGCTGTCATCCCCTGCTTCCCCTACGCCCGGCAAGACAAGAAGGACAAG AGCCGTGCTCCTATCTCTGCCAAGTTGGTGGCCAACATGTTGTCGGTGTCAGGCGCTGACCATATCATCACCATGGACCTGCACGCCTCACAGATACAG GGATTCTTTGATATCCCTGTTGATAACTTGTATGCAGAGCCAGCTGTGCTGAAATGGATCAAAGAGAACATCCCTGAATGGAAAAACTGTACAATTGTGTCACCTGATGCAGGAGGAGCCAAAAG GGTCACGTCAATAGCAGACAGATTGAATGTGGACTTTGCCCTTATTCacaaggagaggaaaaaggcaaACGAGGTGGACCGCATGGTTCTCGTCGGAGATGTGACAGATCGGGTTGCTATTCTAGTGGATGACATGGCTGACACATGTGGCACAATCTGTCATGCTGCTGACAA ACTAATTTCTGCTGGTGCCACTAAGGTGTATGCCATCCTGACCCATGGCATCTTCTCTGGCCCGGCTATCTCGCGCATTAACAATGCCTGCTTTGAAGCTGTCGTTGTCACCAATACAATTCCTCAGGAGGAGAAGATGAAGCATTGTCCCAAAATCCAG gTGATCGACATCTCCATGATCCTTGCAGAGGCCATCCGTAGAACTCACAACGGCGAGTCTGTGTCGTACCTGTTCAGCCATGTCCCCTTGTAA
- the prps1b gene encoding ribose-phosphate pyrophosphokinase 1 isoform X1 gives MPNIKIFSGSSHPDLSQKIADRLGLELGKVVTKKFSNQETCVEIGESVRGEDVYIVQSGCGEINDNLMELLIMINACKIASASRVTAVIPCFPYARQDKKDKVGSRAPISAKLVANMLSVSGADHIITMDLHASQIQGFFDIPVDNLYAEPAVLKWIKENIPEWKNCTIVSPDAGGAKRVTSIADRLNVDFALIHKERKKANEVDRMVLVGDVTDRVAILVDDMADTCGTICHAADKLISAGATKVYAILTHGIFSGPAISRINNACFEAVVVTNTIPQEEKMKHCPKIQVIDISMILAEAIRRTHNGESVSYLFSHVPL, from the exons ATGCcgaatataaaaatattcagcGGTAGCTCACATCCGGACCTGTCTCAGAAAATAGCAGACCGCCTGGGTCTCGAGCTGGGGAAGGTTGTTACGAAGAAATTTAGCAACCAGGAAACATG TGTGGAGATAGGGGAGAGTGTACGTGGGGAAGATGTCTACATTGTGCAGAGTGGCTGTGGGGAGATCAATGACAATTTGATGGAGCTGCTGATCATGATCAACGCCTGCAAGATTGCCTCTGCCTCCAGGGTCACAGCTGTCATCCCCTGCTTCCCCTACGCCCGGCAAGACAAGAAGGACAAGGTGGGG AGCCGTGCTCCTATCTCTGCCAAGTTGGTGGCCAACATGTTGTCGGTGTCAGGCGCTGACCATATCATCACCATGGACCTGCACGCCTCACAGATACAG GGATTCTTTGATATCCCTGTTGATAACTTGTATGCAGAGCCAGCTGTGCTGAAATGGATCAAAGAGAACATCCCTGAATGGAAAAACTGTACAATTGTGTCACCTGATGCAGGAGGAGCCAAAAG GGTCACGTCAATAGCAGACAGATTGAATGTGGACTTTGCCCTTATTCacaaggagaggaaaaaggcaaACGAGGTGGACCGCATGGTTCTCGTCGGAGATGTGACAGATCGGGTTGCTATTCTAGTGGATGACATGGCTGACACATGTGGCACAATCTGTCATGCTGCTGACAA ACTAATTTCTGCTGGTGCCACTAAGGTGTATGCCATCCTGACCCATGGCATCTTCTCTGGCCCGGCTATCTCGCGCATTAACAATGCCTGCTTTGAAGCTGTCGTTGTCACCAATACAATTCCTCAGGAGGAGAAGATGAAGCATTGTCCCAAAATCCAG gTGATCGACATCTCCATGATCCTTGCAGAGGCCATCCGTAGAACTCACAACGGCGAGTCTGTGTCGTACCTGTTCAGCCATGTCCCCTTGTAA